In a genomic window of Asticcacaulis sp.:
- a CDS encoding Tat pathway signal protein, with the protein MVSRNRVSRRHFMLGLGAVGLLSACARPEAVREGVAFDDGLADLHRRTFTYFWETTDARTGLAPDNWPGPDFCSIAATGFALTAFVIGCRSGYISRFDAAERVRTTLRTFWNGPQGPAPEGMMGHKGFFYHFLHMDTGLRYNRVELSSIDTALFLCGALTAAAFFDGKNAIETEIRDLAIKLYERVDWTFMARENGLVSMGWHPEPGMKDHDINGLINRNWDRYNEGMMIYHLGMASPTHPLPAKAWESWTATLDTWGDNFGEPHLGFAPMFGHQYSHAWFDYRGIADSFMRGKGIDYFINSQRATAAQRNYAIQNPGGFKDYSADIWGLTACRGPGYVTAKVNGREVQFQEYGARGPQTPDKEGLDDGTIAPTAAAGSVMFAPDICVPAIHALRDRYGADLYGQYGFMDAFNPSFPADQPTKTGIHTDRAGWVSREYLGIDQGPILIGLENYRSGFVWDMFNRSAVTGPLVKKAFVAAGFQPVAEAGNWLKA; encoded by the coding sequence ATGGTTTCGCGTAACCGGGTCAGTCGTCGTCATTTCATGCTGGGCTTAGGCGCGGTCGGCCTGCTGTCGGCCTGCGCCCGGCCAGAGGCTGTGCGCGAGGGGGTGGCGTTCGATGACGGCCTGGCGGACCTGCACCGTCGGACCTTCACCTATTTCTGGGAGACGACCGACGCCAGAACCGGCCTGGCGCCGGATAACTGGCCTGGTCCCGATTTCTGCTCGATCGCCGCCACCGGTTTTGCCTTGACCGCCTTCGTCATCGGCTGCCGGAGCGGCTATATCAGCCGGTTTGATGCCGCCGAGCGGGTGCGCACCACCTTGCGCACCTTCTGGAACGGTCCGCAGGGACCAGCCCCGGAAGGGATGATGGGCCACAAGGGGTTCTTTTATCACTTCCTGCATATGGATACTGGCCTGCGTTACAATAGGGTCGAGCTGTCGAGCATCGACACGGCCCTGTTCCTGTGCGGGGCCCTGACGGCAGCGGCCTTTTTCGACGGCAAGAATGCCATCGAAACCGAGATCCGTGATCTGGCCATAAAGCTCTATGAGAGGGTCGACTGGACCTTCATGGCGCGCGAAAATGGCCTGGTCAGCATGGGGTGGCACCCCGAACCCGGCATGAAGGATCATGACATCAATGGTCTGATCAATCGGAACTGGGACCGCTATAATGAAGGCATGATGATCTATCATCTCGGCATGGCGTCGCCGACCCATCCCCTGCCGGCTAAGGCTTGGGAAAGCTGGACGGCCACGCTCGATACCTGGGGCGATAATTTTGGCGAACCGCATCTCGGTTTCGCGCCGATGTTCGGCCACCAGTACAGTCATGCCTGGTTCGATTATCGCGGCATCGCCGACAGCTTTATGCGCGGCAAGGGCATCGATTATTTCATCAACTCCCAGCGCGCCACGGCGGCGCAGCGCAATTATGCCATCCAGAACCCCGGAGGTTTCAAAGACTATAGTGCCGATATCTGGGGGCTGACCGCCTGTCGGGGGCCGGGCTATGTCACGGCGAAAGTGAATGGCCGCGAGGTCCAGTTCCAGGAATATGGCGCGCGCGGCCCGCAGACGCCCGACAAGGAAGGGCTGGACGACGGCACGATCGCACCGACCGCCGCCGCCGGATCGGTGATGTTTGCGCCCGATATCTGCGTGCCGGCGATCCATGCGTTGCGCGACCGCTATGGTGCCGATCTGTATGGCCAGTACGGCTTCATGGATGCCTTCAATCCCAGCTTTCCAGCGGATCAGCCAACGAAGACCGGCATTCATACCGATAGGGCCGGCTGGGTATCGAGGGAATATCTCGGTATCGATCAGGGCCCGATCCTGATCGGACTGGAAAACTATCGCTCCGGCTTTGTCTGGGATATGTTCAACAGAAGCGCCGTCACCGGTCCGCTGGTGAAAAAGGCATTTGTGGCGGCGGGTTTCCAGCCCGTGGCCGAGGCGGGGAACTGGTTGAAAGCCTGA
- a CDS encoding sugar ABC transporter substrate-binding protein, protein MNTDRRRFGLALASLAAVTPVACAKKHEPLRIWAMGLEGEALGGIAQDFETANPAIPLRVQALPWGAAHEKLLTAFAADNLPDVIALGNTWVSEFAALGALEPLNSRLSRSGIIPDRWFDGARKSVTLDNQVLGVPWYVDTRLLFYRTDLLQKAGFNAPADTWAGWDAQLAALSGARRGGKYGLLMPFAEYEPLVAFCLQADAPILIDSDTRGGFRQPGIRDSFAYAASLYQRGYAARLTHSEVTDVYSSFARGDFAFIITGPWNLAEFAKRLPAELQNQWATAALPGPHGPGDSSAGGVSLCIPRASRRKDSAFRFIEYLCDPQRQADFYKTTSDLPADRSAWLRTSLMHDRRSLTFFDQLNRTRPPPQVPEWERIANEMVAALERVVRGIITLDAALKGLDEFAWTLLAKRRAMLELKGVA, encoded by the coding sequence ATGAATACCGACCGGCGCAGGTTTGGACTGGCATTGGCGTCGCTAGCGGCCGTCACGCCTGTGGCCTGCGCCAAAAAGCATGAGCCGCTGCGCATCTGGGCCATGGGGCTGGAAGGCGAAGCGCTGGGTGGCATCGCTCAGGATTTCGAGACTGCAAATCCCGCCATTCCGCTGCGCGTGCAGGCCCTGCCCTGGGGCGCGGCGCACGAGAAGCTGCTGACCGCCTTCGCCGCCGATAATCTTCCCGATGTCATCGCGCTGGGAAACACCTGGGTATCGGAATTTGCCGCCCTTGGCGCGCTGGAACCGTTGAACAGCCGCTTGTCACGCAGCGGCATAATCCCTGACCGCTGGTTCGATGGCGCGCGAAAATCGGTCACCCTCGATAATCAGGTTCTGGGCGTGCCGTGGTACGTCGATACGCGGCTGCTGTTCTATCGCACCGATCTGCTGCAAAAGGCCGGATTTAACGCACCGGCAGACACATGGGCCGGCTGGGACGCGCAACTGGCGGCGCTTTCCGGCGCGCGCCGGGGCGGCAAATATGGTCTGCTGATGCCCTTTGCCGAATATGAGCCCCTGGTGGCTTTTTGTCTTCAGGCCGACGCACCGATCCTGATCGACAGCGATACGCGCGGCGGCTTCCGCCAGCCCGGCATCCGCGACAGTTTCGCCTATGCGGCATCGCTGTATCAGCGGGGCTATGCCGCGCGCCTGACCCATTCCGAGGTGACGGATGTCTATTCATCCTTCGCGCGCGGCGATTTCGCCTTCATCATCACCGGCCCGTGGAACCTGGCGGAGTTCGCCAAACGTCTGCCCGCCGAATTGCAGAACCAATGGGCGACCGCGGCGCTGCCGGGGCCCCACGGGCCGGGCGACTCCTCGGCCGGCGGGGTGTCGCTGTGCATTCCGCGCGCGTCCCGGCGCAAGGACAGCGCCTTCCGTTTCATCGAATATCTGTGCGATCCGCAGCGCCAGGCCGATTTTTACAAGACCACCAGCGATCTGCCGGCCGACCGGAGCGCCTGGCTGCGCACCAGCCTGATGCACGACCGGCGGTCTCTGACCTTCTTCGACCAGCTTAACCGCACGCGCCCGCCGCCGCAGGTGCCGGAGTGGGAACGCATCGCCAATGAGATGGTGGCGGCGCTGGAGCGCGTGGTGCGCGGCATCATCACCCTGGACGCGGCGCTGAAGGGCCTCGATGAATTTGCCTGGACCCTGCTGGCCAAACGTCGCGCCATGCTCGAACTGAAGGGTGTGGCATGA
- a CDS encoding sugar ABC transporter permease: protein MTTLRTFMREISPGHVFVAPAMIVLSVFFLMPVLGALVMSFTDFDLYALADLKNLRFIWLGNYINLMQTPLFWKAFGNTCYFALVGAPLSIGVSLAMAMLLNVPGVGLKALYRTALFAPYVATLAAAAVIWRYMLDAQYGWLNQFLIVLGLQPIDWLGNPHFSMPAIILFSVWKNFGYNMLILLAALQRIPDDLYEAARVDGAGPWERFIHVTLPGVAPSLWMVALLTVAGYFQLFAEPYVMTQGGPAQSTVSLLYFMYEDGFKWWNLGHASATAFILFAVLMGLSFLRPKSEEVFA, encoded by the coding sequence ATGACGACCTTGCGCACCTTTATGCGGGAGATATCGCCGGGCCATGTCTTCGTGGCGCCGGCCATGATCGTGCTCAGTGTCTTTTTCCTCATGCCGGTGTTGGGCGCGCTGGTGATGAGCTTCACCGATTTCGACCTCTATGCCCTGGCCGACCTGAAGAACCTGCGCTTCATCTGGCTTGGCAACTATATCAACCTGATGCAGACGCCGCTGTTCTGGAAGGCGTTCGGCAATACCTGCTATTTCGCCCTGGTCGGCGCGCCCCTGTCCATTGGCGTGTCACTGGCCATGGCCATGCTGTTGAATGTGCCGGGGGTGGGTCTGAAGGCGCTTTACCGCACGGCGCTGTTCGCCCCCTATGTGGCCACGCTGGCGGCGGCGGCGGTGATCTGGCGCTATATGCTGGATGCGCAATATGGCTGGCTGAACCAGTTCCTGATCGTGCTGGGCCTGCAACCGATTGACTGGCTGGGCAACCCGCACTTTTCCATGCCAGCCATCATCCTGTTCTCGGTGTGGAAGAACTTCGGTTACAACATGCTGATCCTGCTGGCTGCCCTGCAGCGCATTCCGGATGATCTTTACGAAGCCGCACGCGTTGATGGGGCAGGGCCCTGGGAACGCTTCATTCATGTCACCCTGCCGGGCGTGGCGCCCAGCCTGTGGATGGTGGCCCTGCTGACCGTGGCTGGCTATTTCCAGCTTTTCGCCGAACCCTATGTCATGACCCAGGGCGGTCCGGCGCAATCGACCGTATCCTTGCTCTATTTCATGTACGAGGACGGCTTCAAGTGGTGGAACCTCGGCCATGCCTCGGCCACGGCCTTTATCCTGTTCGCTGTGCTGATGGGCCTGTCCTTCCTGCGCCCAAAATCGGAAGAGGTGTTCGCATGA
- a CDS encoding carbohydrate ABC transporter permease: MRNALQKISTTGLLIAASFIAIFPLLWMVSMSFMPEAEANAFPARLFPHDPTLANYADLFAHQRMGRFLFNSLLVASLATVLSLGFNVTAGYAFAKLHFRGREKLFRFLLAVVVIPGQLTMLPLFFQLKTLGLLNSYAGVVVPFITSLFGIFLVRQYALGLPDEMLQAARVDGASEWMIFRKIVLPNLSPIIVTLGVFTFLAAWNDFLWPLIVLSDDHNYTLPLAIASLSQEHIQDSGMVMACATVTIAPVILLFLALQRHYVRGLLAGSIKG; the protein is encoded by the coding sequence ATGAGGAATGCCCTCCAGAAGATATCGACCACGGGCCTGTTGATCGCCGCCTCGTTCATCGCCATCTTTCCGCTGCTGTGGATGGTGTCGATGTCCTTCATGCCGGAGGCCGAGGCCAATGCCTTTCCGGCGCGGCTGTTTCCGCACGATCCGACCCTGGCCAATTACGCCGACCTGTTCGCCCATCAGCGCATGGGGCGCTTCCTGTTCAACAGCCTGCTGGTGGCCTCACTGGCGACGGTTCTGTCCCTGGGCTTCAACGTGACCGCTGGTTATGCCTTCGCCAAGCTGCATTTCAGGGGACGGGAAAAGCTGTTCCGCTTCCTGCTGGCGGTGGTGGTCATTCCTGGCCAGTTGACCATGCTGCCGCTGTTCTTCCAGCTCAAGACCCTGGGCCTGCTCAATTCCTATGCCGGCGTGGTGGTGCCTTTCATAACCTCTCTGTTTGGTATCTTTCTGGTGCGTCAATACGCGCTGGGCCTGCCCGATGAGATGCTCCAGGCGGCAAGGGTCGATGGCGCCTCGGAATGGATGATCTTTCGCAAGATCGTCCTGCCCAACCTGTCGCCGATCATTGTGACGCTCGGTGTTTTCACCTTTCTGGCCGCCTGGAATGATTTCCTGTGGCCGCTGATCGTGCTGTCCGACGATCACAACTACACCCTGCCTTTGGCCATCGCCTCGCTGTCGCAGGAACATATCCAGGATTCCGGCATGGTCATGGCCTGCGCCACCGTCACCATCGCACCGGTCATATTATTGTTTCTGGCGCTCCAGAGGCATTATGTGCGCGGTTTGCTCGCGGGGAGTATCAAAGGATGA
- a CDS encoding prolyl oligopeptidase family serine peptidase, producing MLAKGATAEKVVLKDGSTIQYMQYVPASYHGGKAPVIVFLHGSGEAGSDVTRVMGPGPWEYARDHADFPFIILAPQQWRDEEWEPKKLKEWLDDVEAHIPADRKRIYLTGLSLGGGGAWDWGMTQPRRFAAIAPVSGYSNLKTPCKLTGNHIWAFHGEVDDVVPIRDEEVLVSAAKACGIDIKYTIYPGGNHNAWDATYANPDLYAWFLEHKKE from the coding sequence ATGCTGGCGAAAGGCGCGACCGCCGAAAAGGTCGTGCTGAAAGATGGTTCGACCATCCAGTACATGCAGTATGTGCCTGCCAGCTATCATGGGGGCAAGGCGCCGGTCATTGTCTTCCTGCATGGCTCCGGCGAGGCTGGCAGCGATGTTACGCGGGTCATGGGGCCGGGGCCGTGGGAATATGCCCGCGACCATGCCGATTTCCCCTTTATCATCCTGGCGCCGCAGCAATGGCGCGATGAGGAATGGGAACCTAAAAAGCTGAAAGAATGGCTGGATGATGTCGAAGCGCACATCCCGGCGGACCGCAAACGCATTTACCTCACCGGCCTGTCGCTGGGCGGCGGCGGCGCCTGGGACTGGGGCATGACGCAGCCCAGACGCTTTGCCGCCATCGCGCCGGTCTCCGGCTATTCGAACCTGAAAACCCCCTGCAAGCTGACCGGCAACCACATCTGGGCCTTCCACGGCGAGGTCGACGATGTGGTGCCGATCCGCGACGAGGAAGTGCTGGTCAGCGCGGCCAAAGCCTGCGGCATAGATATCAAATACACCATCTATCCCGGCGGTAATCACAATGCCTGGGACGCCACCTACGCCAATCCGGACCTCTACGCCTGGTTTCTGGAACATAAAAAGGAGTAA
- a CDS encoding glycoside hydrolase family 3 C-terminal domain-containing protein yields the protein MTAFTPSRRFFLKGAAATAALVPVAAPGFARVTPAADPFIEKLIKSMSIEEKAGQLSIYGDTTRFDGPPINPTSEQAQGKEKVKADIAAGKITGLFNGIGVAGGRELQQVAIEQSPHKIPLIFAGDIIHGVKTTFPIPLGESASWDTDLAMRTARAAALEATAKGLHWTFAPMVDVARDQRWGRVAEGAGEDTYLGIQLAKARVKGFQGDSLKAETSLVACPKHFAAYGAVQGGMEYNTADIPETTLREVHLPPFKAAFDAGALTTMSSFNDIAGVPSTGNHYLLTDILRGEWGFKGLVVSDYTSEEELILHGFAADGADATAKAINAGCDMGMQSGLYMKYLPDLVRSGKVKLAVLDEAVRRVLYVKKALGLFDNPYRSLDLKREQTDIRRPETVALAREAGRKSCVLLKNEGNLLPLPKSGKKIALIGPFGNDKANCPGPWAVFPDVESCVTWEAGFRAVIGDALTVVKGSDVEAPIQGGIDAAVKAAKSADIVVLAIGEAANMSGEAQSRVDISIPAPQLALAEAVAATGKPVVVILKHGRALALTGAVKDASAILATWFLGSEEGNAIADIVFGDYAPQGRLPVSFPQASGQEPFYYNHRITGRPQISDDKNFKARYREVTNDALYPFGHGLSYSTVSYGATTVSAASLAMNGTIKVTATISNTGARKLHEVVQLYIHDKVASMTQPIRALKGFQHIDLEPGQSTTVEFTLTAADLAFVHPNLKASAEAGRFDVWVAPSSTGGTPASFDLTA from the coding sequence ATGACCGCTTTTACCCCCTCCCGCCGGTTTTTCCTGAAAGGCGCCGCGGCCACGGCCGCCCTCGTGCCGGTGGCCGCGCCCGGTTTCGCCAGGGTGACGCCCGCCGCCGATCCGTTCATCGAAAAGCTCATCAAAAGCATGAGCATCGAGGAAAAGGCCGGGCAACTCTCGATCTATGGCGATACCACCCGCTTCGACGGCCCGCCGATCAATCCGACCTCGGAACAGGCGCAGGGCAAGGAAAAGGTCAAGGCCGATATCGCTGCCGGTAAGATTACCGGGCTATTCAACGGCATCGGCGTGGCCGGCGGGCGAGAGTTGCAGCAGGTGGCCATAGAGCAATCGCCGCATAAGATTCCGCTGATTTTCGCCGGCGATATCATCCACGGCGTGAAGACGACCTTCCCGATTCCGCTTGGCGAATCCGCAAGCTGGGATACCGACCTGGCCATGCGCACAGCGCGTGCCGCCGCCCTGGAAGCCACGGCCAAAGGGCTGCACTGGACCTTCGCGCCGATGGTCGATGTGGCGCGCGACCAGCGCTGGGGCCGTGTCGCCGAAGGGGCGGGCGAGGACACCTATCTCGGTATCCAGTTGGCTAAGGCGCGCGTCAAGGGTTTCCAGGGCGACAGCCTGAAGGCGGAAACCTCGTTGGTGGCCTGTCCGAAGCACTTCGCGGCCTACGGTGCCGTCCAGGGCGGGATGGAGTACAATACCGCCGATATCCCCGAAACGACTCTGCGCGAGGTCCATCTGCCGCCGTTCAAGGCCGCCTTCGACGCCGGCGCATTGACCACCATGTCGTCGTTCAACGATATCGCCGGGGTGCCCTCCACCGGCAATCATTACCTGCTGACCGATATCCTGCGCGGCGAGTGGGGCTTCAAGGGGCTGGTTGTTTCCGATTACACCTCTGAAGAAGAACTGATCCTGCACGGTTTCGCTGCCGATGGCGCCGATGCCACGGCCAAGGCGATCAATGCTGGCTGCGACATGGGGATGCAGTCGGGCCTCTATATGAAATACCTCCCGGACCTGGTGCGGTCGGGCAAGGTCAAGTTGGCCGTGCTGGATGAGGCGGTGCGCCGGGTGCTTTACGTCAAGAAGGCGTTGGGCCTGTTCGACAATCCCTATCGCTCCCTCGATCTCAAACGCGAACAGACGGATATCCGCCGGCCCGAAACCGTAGCGCTGGCCCGCGAAGCCGGACGCAAATCGTGCGTGCTACTGAAGAACGAGGGCAACCTGCTGCCCCTGCCGAAATCAGGCAAGAAAATCGCTCTGATCGGCCCGTTCGGCAATGACAAGGCCAATTGTCCCGGTCCCTGGGCGGTCTTCCCGGATGTGGAAAGCTGTGTCACCTGGGAGGCCGGTTTCCGCGCCGTGATCGGCGATGCACTGACGGTGGTGAAGGGCTCGGATGTCGAGGCGCCGATACAGGGCGGTATCGACGCGGCGGTCAAAGCGGCCAAGTCGGCGGATATCGTCGTGCTGGCCATCGGCGAGGCGGCGAATATGTCGGGCGAGGCGCAATCGCGCGTCGATATCTCGATCCCCGCGCCGCAACTGGCCTTGGCCGAGGCCGTGGCGGCGACCGGTAAACCGGTGGTGGTCATTCTGAAGCACGGCCGCGCCCTGGCCCTGACCGGGGCAGTGAAGGATGCGTCGGCGATCCTGGCCACCTGGTTCCTAGGCTCGGAAGAAGGCAACGCCATCGCCGATATCGTCTTCGGCGATTACGCGCCGCAAGGCCGTTTGCCGGTCAGCTTCCCGCAGGCGTCGGGGCAAGAGCCCTTCTATTATAACCACCGCATCACCGGCCGTCCGCAAATCAGTGACGACAAGAACTTCAAGGCACGTTACCGCGAAGTGACCAATGACGCGCTCTATCCTTTCGGTCATGGCCTGAGCTATTCGACGGTTTCCTACGGTGCCACGACGGTCAGCGCTGCGAGCCTGGCGATGAACGGAACCATCAAGGTGACGGCGACGATCAGCAATACCGGCGCCCGCAAGCTGCATGAGGTGGTGCAACTCTATATCCACGACAAGGTGGCCTCGATGACCCAGCCGATCCGGGCGCTGAAAGGCTTCCAGCATATCGATCTGGAGCCAGGCCAGAGCACGACGGTCGAATTTACCCTGACGGCCGCCGATCTCGCCTTTGTTCATCCCAACCTGAAAGCGTCGGCCGAAGCCGGGCGGTTCGATGTGTGGGTTGCGCCGTCTTCCACCGGCGGCACGCCGGCCTCGTTCGATCTGACAGCGTAA
- a CDS encoding tryptophan 7-halogenase, whose protein sequence is MTYTPIKSITIVGGGTAGWMTAALLSKLLMGRYDITLIESEEIGTIGVGEATIPAIKVFNEMLEVNEAEFLKATQGTFKLGIEFVGWRDGPRDLTDSYIHGFGKIGIDRLWLHTHQFWLKMREKGAVKHFDHYAICCAAARKGRFTPPDPRRGPPIGDLDYAYHFDASLYARYLRTLSEGRGVRRIEGRITQVNLRPEDGFIDTVTLQNGQAIGGDLFIDCSGMRGLLIGEALGVGYEDWNKWLLCDRAYAVPSVNPAQITPYVTCTTRDAGWQWRIPLQHRTGNGYVHSSGHTDDQAAVDTLMSTLGGQALAEPRLVKFRPGKRHKAWVKNCVAIGLSGGFLEPLESTSIHLIQTGILRLLSLFPGQGFNAADIDAYNTYTDDEYRDIRDFIIAHYKVTNREDTPFWAYVKHMPVPDSLQSKLDLFWSSARVFKRGAFELFREESWVQVLLGQGMAAGYDPNVDLLSEAEIVSFLRDIEAVIDGNVSTMPTHDDYIARYCQAPKM, encoded by the coding sequence ATGACTTATACACCGATCAAAAGCATAACCATTGTTGGCGGCGGCACGGCCGGCTGGATGACGGCCGCCTTGCTCTCCAAGCTGCTGATGGGCCGCTATGACATCACCCTGATCGAATCCGAGGAAATCGGCACGATAGGGGTGGGGGAGGCGACTATCCCGGCCATCAAGGTCTTCAACGAGATGCTGGAGGTCAATGAAGCCGAGTTCCTTAAGGCGACGCAGGGCACCTTCAAGCTGGGTATTGAGTTCGTCGGCTGGCGCGATGGCCCGCGCGACCTGACCGACAGCTATATCCATGGCTTCGGCAAGATCGGCATTGACCGGCTGTGGCTGCATACGCACCAGTTCTGGCTGAAGATGCGCGAGAAAGGCGCGGTCAAACATTTCGACCATTACGCCATCTGCTGCGCCGCCGCTCGCAAAGGGCGCTTCACGCCGCCTGACCCCCGGCGCGGCCCGCCGATCGGCGATCTCGACTACGCCTATCATTTCGATGCCTCGCTCTATGCCCGCTATCTGCGGACCCTGAGCGAAGGCCGCGGCGTCAGGCGCATTGAAGGCCGGATCACTCAGGTCAACCTGCGGCCGGAGGACGGCTTTATCGACACCGTGACCTTGCAAAACGGGCAGGCGATAGGTGGAGATTTGTTTATTGACTGTTCCGGGATGCGCGGTCTGCTGATCGGCGAGGCGCTGGGTGTCGGCTACGAAGACTGGAACAAATGGCTTTTATGCGACCGCGCCTATGCCGTGCCTTCGGTCAATCCGGCCCAGATCACGCCCTATGTCACCTGCACGACGCGCGATGCCGGCTGGCAGTGGCGCATCCCCCTGCAACACCGCACCGGCAATGGCTATGTCCATTCGAGCGGCCATACCGATGATCAAGCGGCGGTCGATACCCTGATGTCCACGCTTGGCGGACAGGCCCTGGCCGAGCCGCGCCTGGTCAAGTTCCGGCCCGGCAAGCGGCACAAGGCATGGGTGAAGAACTGCGTTGCCATCGGGCTTTCTGGCGGCTTCCTGGAACCGCTGGAATCGACCAGCATCCACCTGATTCAGACCGGTATCCTGCGGTTGTTGTCACTGTTTCCGGGGCAAGGCTTCAATGCCGCCGACATCGACGCATACAACACCTATACCGATGACGAATACCGCGACATCCGCGACTTCATCATCGCCCACTACAAGGTGACGAACCGCGAAGACACGCCCTTCTGGGCCTATGTCAAGCACATGCCAGTGCCTGACTCACTCCAAAGCAAGCTTGACCTGTTCTGGTCATCGGCAAGGGTCTTCAAGCGTGGCGCGTTCGAGCTGTTCCGCGAGGAAAGCTGGGTGCAGGTGCTGTTGGGACAGGGGATGGCCGCCGGTTACGACCCTAATGTCGACCTTCTATCCGAAGCGGAAATTGTCAGCTTCCTGCGTGATATCGAGGCGGTGATTGATGGTAACGTCAGCACCATGCCGACGCATGACGACTACATCGCCCGCTATTGCCAGGCGCCGAAGATGTAA
- a CDS encoding LacI family transcriptional regulator, which produces MRRATLNDVAKEADVSIASASRAINGLDNVAEGVRTRVLEAAAKLKYIPHGGARSLALAKTNTIGLLLPDIYGEFFSEIIRGVDVAARAKGLHLLVSGSHGDVKEAVAAILAMSGRVDGLLVMSPFVDSQDLGAVLPVSLPLVTIASRIGQSGYGAITVDNHAGGKLAVEHLVAQGCTRLAHISGPESNFEAQERRRGFEAAVAAGSKVTSVTIHEGDFTEESGFRCVKDILAAADAGAPLPDGIFVGNDMMAVGALFALKEGGLSVPDDIALVGFDDVPIARFAQPALSTLRVGVYELGRRGLELLADALANPDAEPAEGIVISPELVIRESSKRTG; this is translated from the coding sequence ATGCGGCGCGCCACGCTGAACGACGTTGCAAAGGAAGCGGACGTGTCGATCGCCTCGGCGTCACGCGCCATCAACGGCCTCGACAATGTCGCCGAGGGGGTGCGCACGCGCGTGCTCGAAGCCGCCGCCAAGCTCAAATATATCCCGCATGGCGGCGCGCGCTCTTTGGCTTTGGCGAAGACGAACACCATCGGCCTGCTGCTGCCGGATATCTATGGCGAGTTCTTCTCTGAAATCATCCGTGGCGTCGATGTCGCGGCGCGCGCCAAGGGGCTGCACCTGCTGGTTTCGGGCTCTCACGGCGACGTCAAGGAAGCCGTGGCGGCCATCCTGGCCATGTCCGGCCGGGTCGATGGCCTGCTGGTGATGTCGCCCTTCGTCGATTCGCAGGATCTGGGCGCCGTTCTGCCGGTCAGCCTGCCGCTGGTGACCATCGCCAGCCGCATCGGGCAGTCGGGTTACGGCGCCATTACGGTCGATAACCATGCCGGCGGCAAGCTGGCGGTCGAGCATCTGGTGGCGCAAGGCTGCACGCGTCTGGCCCATATCAGCGGGCCGGAAAGCAATTTCGAAGCGCAGGAACGCAGGCGCGGCTTCGAGGCGGCGGTGGCGGCCGGTTCAAAGGTCACGTCTGTCACCATTCACGAAGGTGATTTCACCGAGGAGAGCGGCTTCCGCTGCGTGAAGGATATTCTGGCCGCGGCCGATGCCGGCGCACCCCTGCCGGACGGCATCTTCGTCGGCAACGACATGATGGCGGTGGGCGCCCTGTTCGCGCTCAAGGAAGGCGGCCTGTCGGTGCCGGACGATATCGCCCTGGTCGGCTTCGATGATGTGCCGATCGCGCGCTTCGCCCAGCCGGCGCTTAGCACCCTGCGGGTCGGCGTCTACGAACTGGGCCGGCGCGGCCTGGAACTGCTGGCCGATGCGCTGGCGAACCCTGACGCCGAACCGGCGGAGGGCATAGTGATTTCACCGGAACTGGTCATTCGGGAAAGCAGCAAACGAACAGGCTGA